The Variovorax paradoxus B4 genome includes a region encoding these proteins:
- a CDS encoding NADP-dependent oxidoreductase: MTTTTQRAVLIRAYGGVAAAEVAEIARPAAGPGQVLVRVRAAGVNGIDWKVREGFVREAFPLQLPAVLGIELAGAVEALGPGASRFRVGDRVMGPLGGLGAYADVVAVDEANLVRTPQGLDDVHAAGVPVAAVAAWQSLHHAGPIAAGQRILVHGAAGGLGGYAVQYAKRAGAEVFATASTAHLEYVRSLGAAHVIDYRTQHFESVAQDIDLVLDYVGGEGLDRSWQVLSKDGAIVATSSPDILARTPPGRRGLWFMTRPDAALLERLAAEIAEGTLISKLGEVVGFGDIPAAIERNRTDPRIGKVVADFSR, translated from the coding sequence ATGACCACCACCACGCAACGCGCTGTGCTGATCCGGGCCTATGGCGGTGTGGCCGCCGCCGAGGTCGCCGAGATCGCAAGGCCTGCAGCCGGGCCGGGCCAGGTTCTGGTCCGCGTTCGGGCCGCCGGTGTGAACGGCATCGACTGGAAAGTTCGTGAAGGCTTCGTCCGGGAGGCTTTCCCGCTTCAACTGCCCGCCGTGCTGGGCATCGAACTCGCGGGCGCCGTCGAGGCGCTCGGCCCCGGCGCCTCGCGCTTTCGCGTGGGCGATCGGGTCATGGGGCCGCTCGGTGGCCTCGGCGCCTATGCCGATGTCGTGGCCGTCGACGAAGCGAACCTGGTGCGCACGCCGCAGGGCCTGGACGACGTTCATGCAGCCGGCGTCCCGGTGGCAGCCGTGGCCGCCTGGCAGAGCCTGCACCACGCGGGCCCGATCGCCGCAGGCCAGCGGATCCTGGTCCACGGCGCAGCGGGAGGGCTGGGCGGCTATGCCGTGCAGTACGCCAAGCGGGCAGGCGCCGAAGTCTTCGCGACGGCGTCGACCGCGCACCTCGAATACGTGCGCAGCCTGGGCGCGGCTCACGTCATCGACTACCGGACCCAACACTTCGAATCGGTCGCGCAGGACATCGACCTGGTGCTCGACTACGTCGGCGGCGAAGGGCTCGATCGCTCGTGGCAGGTGCTGTCGAAGGACGGTGCGATCGTCGCCACGTCTTCGCCCGACATCCTGGCACGCACGCCGCCCGGCCGCCGCGGGCTGTGGTTCATGACCAGGCCGGACGCCGCCCTGCTGGAACGGCTGGCCGCGGAGATCGCCGAAGGCACGCTGATCTCGAAGCTCGGCGAGGTCGTGGGCTTTGGCGACATCCCCGCGGCCATCGAACGCAATCGCACCGACCCTCGCATCGGCAAGGTGGTCGCGGACTTCTCGCGCTGA
- a CDS encoding cupin domain-containing protein translates to MTVALVLHRAGGAPLSTAFRRAPFGKDDPFARHREIAWEGPGAMSAGRTGFIGELDVASYPHIETIVVVEGALTLTAAGAAPLVVGPQAGAVIGCGTSLHIQAASRVRFVFCAAACERPTQRGVFPLHADANFKPSATLPAEVLLGPSPECRSDNAFTDDGAQYLAGTWDSTPYHRIVRPHRMNEFMHLLAGSVRFASPDGSVLSTATGDALFVPQGAPIGWESSDRVAKFYVCQSVAA, encoded by the coding sequence ATGACCGTGGCCCTCGTACTGCACCGCGCCGGCGGCGCACCCCTTTCGACCGCCTTCCGCAGGGCGCCGTTCGGCAAGGACGACCCCTTTGCGCGGCATCGCGAGATCGCGTGGGAAGGACCTGGCGCGATGAGCGCGGGCCGCACCGGCTTCATTGGTGAGCTCGACGTCGCGAGCTACCCCCACATCGAAACCATCGTCGTGGTCGAGGGCGCACTGACCCTGACGGCGGCCGGGGCGGCCCCGCTGGTGGTCGGTCCCCAGGCGGGCGCCGTCATCGGATGCGGCACCTCGCTTCATATCCAGGCCGCCTCCCGCGTGCGGTTCGTGTTTTGCGCGGCCGCTTGCGAGAGACCGACCCAACGCGGCGTCTTCCCCCTGCACGCCGACGCCAACTTCAAGCCCTCCGCGACGCTGCCCGCGGAAGTGCTGCTGGGCCCCTCGCCGGAGTGCCGCAGCGACAACGCCTTCACCGACGACGGCGCGCAGTACCTCGCGGGCACCTGGGACTCGACGCCCTACCACCGGATCGTTCGCCCGCATCGCATGAACGAGTTCATGCATCTGCTGGCCGGCAGCGTGCGGTTCGCATCGCCGGATGGCAGCGTGCTTTCCACGGCGACCGGCGACGCGCTGTTCGTGCCCCAGGGCGCACCGATCGGGTGGGAAAGCAGCGATCGCGTGGCGAAGTTCTACGTGTGCCAAAGCGTTGCGGCTTGA
- a CDS encoding aldehyde dehydrogenase family protein, which yields MNSSIIEPLRSAGRLHRVFIDGEWVVPQGQARASVIDPSTEEPIADIALGNTQDVDAAVAAARRAFTAWSVSSAESRAVLLDRVHTLILERAELFAQAISLEMGAAIGFARSTQVPVAAEHIRVARDNARSYVFVTHRGDMAIMREAIGVCGLITPWNWPLYQITAKVGPALAAGCTVVLKPSELSPLSALLFADLMQDAGTPPGVFNLVGGNGPEVGAALSAHPDVDMISITGSTRAGVLVAQAAAPTVKRVAQELGGKSPNVILPDADLARAVPAGVAAAFRNVGQSCSAPTRMIVPRARLQEVERIARDAASSFVVGDPRSQQTTHGPVANRAQFHRVQEMIGIGIAEGAQLVCGGLGRPEGLSRGFYCRPTIFTAVHPRMQIAQEEIFGPVLAIIPYDNVDEAVEIANDTVYGLGAHVQGQDLVAARAVAARIRSGQVHINYPAWNPQAPFGGYKRSGNGREYGVEGLEEYLETKAILGFQDASAARSG from the coding sequence CGACCCGTCGACCGAGGAACCCATTGCGGACATCGCGCTGGGCAACACGCAGGACGTGGATGCGGCCGTGGCCGCCGCGCGCCGCGCCTTCACTGCATGGTCCGTGAGTTCCGCCGAAAGCAGGGCCGTGCTTCTCGACCGAGTGCACACACTCATCCTCGAGCGCGCAGAACTTTTCGCGCAGGCGATCTCGCTGGAGATGGGCGCTGCCATCGGCTTCGCGCGCAGCACGCAGGTGCCGGTGGCGGCAGAGCACATTCGCGTGGCCCGCGACAATGCGCGCAGTTATGTGTTCGTCACCCATCGCGGGGACATGGCCATCATGCGCGAGGCCATCGGCGTGTGCGGCCTGATCACGCCGTGGAACTGGCCGCTCTACCAGATCACCGCCAAGGTCGGCCCCGCCTTGGCGGCGGGATGCACGGTGGTGCTCAAGCCCAGCGAACTGTCGCCGCTGAGCGCGCTGCTCTTTGCGGATCTGATGCAGGACGCAGGCACGCCGCCCGGTGTGTTCAACCTGGTGGGCGGCAACGGGCCCGAGGTGGGCGCCGCGCTGTCGGCGCATCCGGACGTGGACATGATCTCCATCACCGGCTCGACGCGGGCCGGCGTCCTGGTGGCCCAGGCGGCGGCGCCGACGGTGAAGCGCGTGGCCCAGGAACTCGGTGGGAAGTCTCCCAATGTCATCCTGCCGGACGCGGACCTGGCGCGCGCCGTACCGGCAGGCGTGGCGGCCGCCTTCCGCAATGTCGGCCAGTCCTGCAGCGCACCGACCCGCATGATCGTGCCCCGCGCGCGCCTCCAGGAGGTCGAACGGATCGCGCGCGACGCGGCATCCAGCTTCGTCGTGGGCGATCCGCGTTCGCAGCAGACCACGCACGGCCCGGTGGCGAACCGCGCGCAGTTCCATCGCGTGCAGGAAATGATCGGCATCGGCATTGCCGAAGGCGCGCAGCTCGTCTGCGGCGGCCTCGGCCGGCCGGAGGGCCTGAGCCGCGGCTTCTATTGCCGTCCCACCATCTTCACCGCGGTGCATCCTCGAATGCAGATCGCGCAAGAAGAGATCTTCGGGCCCGTCCTGGCGATCATTCCCTATGACAACGTGGACGAGGCCGTGGAGATCGCCAACGACACGGTCTATGGCCTGGGCGCGCACGTGCAGGGGCAGGACCTTGTCGCGGCGCGTGCCGTCGCGGCGCGGATCCGGTCCGGGCAGGTCCACATCAACTATCCGGCCTGGAACCCCCAGGCCCCCTTCGGTGGCTACAAGCGCTCGGGAAACGGACGCGAATACGGCGTCGAAGGTCTCGAGGAGTACCTGGAAACCAAGGCCATTCTCGGCTTCCAGGATGCCTCGGCAGCCCGTAGCGGCTGA
- a CDS encoding NAD(P)/FAD-dependent oxidoreductase, with the protein MSPPLRHIQTSPTLPASADVVVIGGGIIGVFTAYHLAKRGISVALVEKGRIGAEQSSRNWGWCRQQNRDARELPLASKSLDLWEQFAAESGEDTGFRRCGLLYLSNDEAEISRWASWRDFAKTAGVTTHMLSSREAAERGHATGRAWKGGVFSPSDGTADPGKAAPAVAAALIKLGGSVHQNCAARGIEMEGGRVSGVITEAGVIKTRAAVMAGGAWASSFCRQLGIRFPQASIRQSILSVSAVEQRLPDAVVSAGVSATRRNDGRYALAISGRARVDPTGQFLRFALQFVPMFAKRWRNLRPGGLEGIRGGHETLARWRLDAPTPMERVRILDPRPDPASIRDTHRRAIELLPQLRDARITHAWAGYIDSTPDGVPGIGEVPGMPGFILAAGFSGHGFGIGPGAGHLIADLASGAEPIVDPVPYRPERFSNSAWGKVADF; encoded by the coding sequence ATGTCCCCTCCGCTGCGCCACATCCAGACTTCGCCCACGCTGCCGGCTTCGGCCGACGTCGTCGTGATCGGCGGCGGCATCATCGGCGTCTTTACCGCCTACCACCTGGCCAAGCGCGGCATTTCGGTCGCCTTGGTGGAAAAGGGCAGGATCGGCGCCGAGCAATCGAGCCGCAACTGGGGCTGGTGCCGGCAGCAGAACCGCGACGCCCGCGAGCTGCCGTTGGCGAGCAAGAGCCTCGACCTGTGGGAACAATTTGCCGCCGAGAGCGGCGAAGACACGGGCTTTCGTCGCTGCGGGCTGCTCTATCTCAGCAATGACGAGGCGGAAATTTCCCGCTGGGCCAGCTGGCGAGATTTTGCGAAAACCGCAGGCGTGACGACCCACATGCTGAGCAGCCGCGAGGCCGCCGAGCGGGGCCATGCGACCGGCCGCGCGTGGAAAGGCGGCGTCTTCTCGCCCAGCGATGGCACCGCCGATCCTGGCAAGGCCGCTCCGGCCGTGGCTGCTGCGCTCATCAAGCTCGGGGGCAGCGTCCACCAGAATTGCGCGGCCCGCGGCATCGAGATGGAAGGCGGACGGGTCAGCGGCGTGATCACGGAAGCCGGAGTCATCAAGACCCGAGCGGCCGTGATGGCTGGTGGCGCCTGGGCGTCCTCGTTCTGCCGGCAACTGGGCATCCGCTTTCCGCAGGCCTCGATCCGCCAATCCATCCTGAGCGTGTCTGCCGTGGAGCAGCGCCTGCCGGATGCCGTGGTGAGCGCGGGCGTGTCCGCCACGCGCCGCAACGACGGACGCTATGCGCTGGCCATCAGCGGCCGTGCGCGCGTGGATCCGACAGGACAGTTCCTGCGCTTCGCATTGCAATTCGTGCCCATGTTCGCCAAGCGCTGGCGCAACCTTCGCCCGGGCGGCCTGGAAGGCATTCGGGGTGGCCATGAAACGCTGGCGCGCTGGCGGCTCGACGCGCCGACGCCGATGGAACGCGTGCGCATCCTCGATCCGAGGCCCGATCCCGCGAGCATCAGGGACACCCACCGCCGCGCCATCGAACTGCTGCCCCAGCTTCGCGACGCCAGGATCACGCACGCCTGGGCTGGCTACATCGACAGCACGCCGGACGGTGTTCCCGGCATCGGGGAGGTGCCGGGCATGCCGGGGTTCATTTTGGCTGCGGGCTTTTCCGGACACGGCTTTGGCATCGGCCCTGGCGCCGGCCACCTGATCGCGGACCTTGCCAGCGGCGCCGAACCGATCGTCGACCCCGTGCCGTATCGGCCGGAGCGCTTCAGCAACTCGGCATGGGGGAAGGTCGCTGATTTCTAG
- a CDS encoding LysR family transcriptional regulator: MDLNALTDFALVAANGGLGKASRASGRSKATLSRRIADLEEQLGVRLIERSARGLKLTEAGQMLVDRTEGPMHEVADAMTSAREGLSVPRGRLRIASPVLFSQLAMGRISAEFCTANPEVNCEVVADDRLVDLVEEQFDAAIRINPSPDSSLVGRCFAKDRLVVVAAPSVPMPTPGKGKVSPVPGVVSTSFQGGNWTLDDGRLVVEPIPRLRLSSFLMIRDAAVAGAGAALIPQSIAWNQLTRGELVQWGMVSGVEVALWVLHTSRRLPAPKVRAFVEFMCEQYPQGSLVLNG; encoded by the coding sequence ATGGACCTGAACGCATTGACCGACTTCGCACTCGTCGCAGCGAATGGAGGCCTCGGAAAGGCAAGCCGTGCAAGCGGGCGATCGAAGGCCACCCTGTCCCGGCGCATCGCGGACCTGGAAGAGCAGCTCGGCGTGCGCCTCATCGAGCGCAGCGCCCGCGGGCTCAAGCTCACGGAAGCCGGCCAGATGCTGGTGGATCGCACCGAAGGGCCGATGCACGAGGTGGCTGACGCCATGACCTCCGCGCGCGAGGGCTTGTCGGTACCACGTGGGCGCTTGCGCATCGCCTCGCCGGTGCTGTTCTCCCAGCTGGCGATGGGCCGCATCAGCGCCGAGTTCTGCACGGCCAACCCCGAGGTCAACTGCGAGGTGGTGGCGGACGATCGCCTGGTCGACCTCGTCGAGGAGCAGTTCGACGCCGCGATCCGGATCAATCCAAGCCCCGACAGCAGCCTTGTGGGCCGGTGCTTCGCCAAGGACCGGCTGGTGGTCGTGGCCGCGCCCTCCGTGCCCATGCCGACACCAGGCAAGGGCAAGGTCAGCCCTGTTCCCGGCGTCGTTTCAACGAGCTTTCAAGGCGGGAATTGGACGCTCGACGACGGACGCCTTGTCGTGGAGCCGATCCCGAGGCTGAGACTTTCCTCGTTCCTGATGATTCGCGACGCTGCGGTCGCCGGCGCCGGCGCCGCGCTGATACCGCAGTCCATCGCATGGAACCAGCTGACGCGCGGAGAACTGGTTCAGTGGGGCATGGTTTCGGGCGTGGAGGTCGCGCTCTGGGTCCTGCATACCTCGAGGCGACTTCCTGCGCCGAAGGTCCGGGCGTTCGTCGAATTCATGTGCGAGCAATATCCGCAGGGGTCGCTCGTGCTGAACGGCTAG